One Ignavibacterium sp. DNA segment encodes these proteins:
- the truB gene encoding tRNA pseudouridine(55) synthase TruB — MIITRQTKDPQNLDYLSGQVILIDKPVNWTSFDVVSKIRKLIKVKKVGHAGTLDPLATGLLIVCTGKKTKEISDYQEKRKKYTGIITLGKSSPSMDLATDVTEKILPDNLTQDKIIGVRNKFLGKILQVPPMYSAVKHKGKALYKFARAGKEVEREPKQVEVFSFEILKIDLPDIHFEIVCSKGTYIRTIANDFGNELNCGGILSLLRRTEIGEYKVDDAYEMNEFSSMFRTL, encoded by the coding sequence ATGATAATAACAAGACAAACGAAGGATCCGCAGAATCTTGATTATTTATCCGGTCAGGTAATACTGATTGATAAGCCTGTAAACTGGACTTCGTTTGATGTTGTTTCAAAAATCAGGAAACTGATAAAGGTTAAAAAAGTTGGACATGCAGGCACACTTGATCCGCTTGCAACGGGATTGCTGATTGTATGCACGGGTAAAAAAACTAAAGAGATTTCTGATTACCAGGAAAAAAGAAAAAAATATACCGGAATTATAACCCTTGGTAAAAGTTCGCCGTCGATGGATTTGGCAACTGATGTAACCGAAAAGATATTGCCTGATAATCTGACTCAGGATAAAATTATTGGAGTTCGAAATAAGTTCTTAGGAAAAATTTTGCAGGTTCCGCCGATGTATTCAGCAGTAAAACATAAAGGCAAAGCACTATATAAATTTGCCAGAGCTGGAAAAGAAGTTGAACGGGAACCAAAACAGGTTGAAGTTTTTTCTTTTGAAATACTAAAGATTGATTTGCCTGATATCCATTTTGAAATTGTCTGCTCAAAAGGAACTTATATAAGAACAATAGCAAACGATTTTGGGAATGAACTTAACTGCGGCGGCATTTTAAGTTTACTGAGAAGAACTGAAATAGGTGAATATAAAGTTGATGATGCTTATGAAATGAATGAGTTTTCTTCTATGTTCAGAACTTTGTAA
- the rbfA gene encoding 30S ribosome-binding factor RbfA, with translation MSYRVDKVEQLIKEEISLIFLHKLSETDLGFVTITNVRVSPDLKIAKIYLSVLEKEKRELVLDKIDLKKGFIRSELAHRIRMKFIPELKFFIDDTLDYVEKIEGLIKKIHENDNNKTNEGSAES, from the coding sequence ATGTCGTATAGAGTTGATAAAGTTGAACAGCTTATAAAAGAAGAAATTAGTTTAATCTTTCTGCATAAACTTTCAGAAACAGATCTGGGCTTTGTTACAATTACAAATGTTAGAGTTAGTCCGGATCTGAAAATTGCAAAAATTTATCTATCTGTTCTGGAAAAGGAAAAACGTGAACTTGTTCTGGATAAGATTGATCTTAAAAAAGGATTTATAAGATCTGAACTTGCACACAGAATAAGGATGAAATTTATTCCCGAACTAAAATTTTTCATTGATGATACGCTTGACTATGTTGAAAAGATTGAAGGGCTGATTAAGAAAATTCACGAAAATGATAATAACAAGACAAACGAAGGATCCGCAGAATCTTGA
- the infB gene encoding translation initiation factor IF-2 — protein MSETKAPKIRLYKYAAEINLSSENLIEFLRNKGYEIKSHQSTLTEDMINEINAHFKKDIEKAEQHYKKIAEFHKKRADKVEKEEKIVKVEEEAEPIAEEKDIVITDVPVEVTVEPAVEVVETPEIIEEEPKEVIKPEPVIEEAEFSPVEPVNATTERFKSPANIEAGKKRGLKVVGKIDLGEDKKTIVKQGKQPPQVSEEKKQQPQDTASETVKKKKRPKTKKKTGAETPVEDFSVTKRKKRVKKFEIDEKDVKAAIKQTMLSMDDTVLTNRAAVRKKKRKEREAEEERLQEQKYLDSKVLRVNEFIAVSELANLMEVPVGEVISKCISLGLMVSINQRLDVETITLVADEFGFDVEFQKEYTAEILKDVEDDEEDLQPRPPVVTIMGHVDHGKTSLLDYIRRTNVVAGESGGITQHIGAYRVDRGDGKQITFLDTPGHEAFTAMRARGAQLTDIVVLVIAADDAVMPQTVEALNHAQAAGVPIIIAINKIDKPSSNPDRIKQQLADRNVLVEDWGGKYQCVQLSAKTGLNVDVLFEKILLEAELLDLKANPDRLARGAVVEAELDKGRGITATILVQKGTLRIGDPFVAGIYYGKVRAMFDERGNKVSEATPSVSVLVLGFEGAPQAGDTFIVLDSEREAREISLKRQQLKREQDQKQVHHITLDEIAKQISIGGVKELALIVKGDVDGSIEALSDSLMKLSNQEVVVRVIHKGVGGISESDVLLAAASNAIIIGFHVRPNINARKLAENQKVDIRLYSIIYNAINEVKSALEGLLSPVISEEVTATVEVRDTFKVPKSGTVAGCYVLDGKIARSNKIRLIRDGIVIHEGSIGNLRRFKDDVREVDAGYECGLNIDNYNDVKVGDIIEAFKLVETKKTLA, from the coding sequence ATGTCTGAAACTAAAGCTCCTAAAATAAGATTATATAAATATGCTGCGGAGATAAATCTCTCTTCAGAAAACCTCATTGAATTTCTGAGGAATAAGGGATATGAAATTAAATCTCATCAATCAACCTTAACAGAAGATATGATAAATGAGATAAATGCCCATTTTAAAAAGGATATTGAAAAGGCTGAGCAGCATTATAAAAAAATAGCAGAGTTTCATAAAAAACGTGCTGATAAGGTAGAAAAAGAAGAAAAAATCGTAAAGGTTGAAGAAGAAGCAGAACCCATAGCTGAAGAGAAAGACATTGTAATAACCGATGTTCCTGTTGAAGTAACTGTTGAACCAGCAGTTGAAGTTGTTGAAACCCCGGAAATAATTGAAGAAGAACCGAAAGAAGTGATTAAACCTGAACCGGTAATTGAAGAAGCAGAATTCAGCCCGGTTGAACCGGTTAATGCTACAACAGAGCGTTTTAAATCTCCTGCTAATATTGAGGCAGGTAAAAAACGCGGTTTAAAGGTAGTAGGAAAAATTGATCTGGGTGAAGATAAAAAAACAATCGTTAAACAAGGCAAGCAACCGCCACAGGTTTCTGAAGAGAAGAAACAACAGCCTCAGGATACAGCATCTGAAACAGTTAAGAAAAAGAAACGACCTAAAACGAAAAAGAAAACTGGCGCAGAAACTCCGGTTGAAGATTTTAGCGTTACAAAAAGGAAAAAGCGGGTTAAAAAATTTGAAATAGACGAGAAAGATGTAAAAGCAGCAATTAAACAAACAATGCTTAGTATGGATGATACTGTTCTTACTAACAGAGCTGCTGTAAGAAAGAAAAAAAGAAAAGAAAGAGAAGCTGAAGAAGAAAGATTACAGGAACAAAAATATCTCGATTCAAAAGTTCTTAGGGTTAACGAGTTTATTGCCGTTAGTGAACTCGCAAACCTGATGGAAGTACCGGTTGGCGAAGTTATTTCTAAGTGTATAAGTCTTGGATTAATGGTTTCAATTAATCAAAGGCTTGATGTTGAAACAATTACACTTGTTGCTGATGAATTTGGATTTGATGTTGAATTTCAGAAAGAATATACTGCTGAGATTTTAAAAGATGTTGAAGACGATGAGGAAGACCTTCAGCCCCGTCCTCCGGTTGTAACAATTATGGGTCATGTTGATCATGGTAAAACTTCATTGCTTGATTATATCAGAAGAACAAATGTTGTAGCAGGTGAATCAGGAGGAATAACTCAGCACATCGGAGCATATAGGGTTGACAGAGGAGATGGAAAACAAATAACATTTCTTGATACTCCAGGACACGAAGCATTTACTGCAATGCGTGCTCGCGGAGCTCAGTTGACCGATATTGTTGTGCTTGTAATTGCTGCAGATGATGCGGTGATGCCCCAAACAGTTGAAGCATTAAATCACGCACAGGCTGCTGGTGTACCGATTATTATAGCAATTAATAAAATTGATAAACCGAGCTCTAATCCAGATAGAATTAAACAGCAGCTAGCTGATAGAAATGTACTTGTTGAAGACTGGGGAGGTAAGTATCAATGCGTACAGCTTTCAGCAAAAACAGGATTGAATGTTGATGTGTTGTTCGAAAAAATCCTTCTTGAAGCCGAACTGCTTGATCTTAAAGCTAACCCTGATAGACTTGCCCGCGGTGCTGTTGTAGAAGCAGAACTTGATAAAGGGCGCGGAATTACAGCAACCATTCTCGTTCAAAAAGGTACTTTAAGAATTGGTGATCCGTTTGTAGCAGGCATTTATTATGGCAAAGTTAGGGCTATGTTTGATGAAAGAGGCAATAAAGTCAGTGAAGCTACACCATCTGTTTCTGTACTGGTATTAGGTTTTGAAGGCGCACCCCAGGCAGGTGATACATTTATTGTTCTCGATTCAGAGCGCGAAGCACGTGAAATAAGTTTGAAAAGACAACAGTTAAAAAGAGAACAAGACCAGAAACAGGTACATCATATTACACTTGATGAAATTGCTAAACAAATCAGTATCGGCGGAGTTAAAGAGCTTGCACTTATTGTGAAAGGCGATGTGGATGGTTCTATCGAAGCCTTATCTGATTCATTAATGAAGCTAAGCAATCAGGAAGTAGTGGTTCGGGTGATTCATAAAGGAGTAGGCGGAATTTCAGAAAGCGATGTTCTTCTTGCTGCAGCATCAAATGCAATTATTATTGGTTTCCACGTAAGACCAAATATTAATGCACGTAAACTTGCTGAGAATCAAAAAGTAGATATTAGACTTTACAGCATTATTTATAATGCTATAAACGAAGTTAAGTCTGCACTTGAAGGATTGTTGTCACCGGTAATCTCTGAAGAAGTTACTGCAACAGTTGAAGTAAGAGATACCTTTAAAGTTCCGAAATCAGGAACAGTTGCCGGATGCTATGTTTTGGATGGTAAAATTGCAAGAAGCAACAAAATAAGATTGATTCGAGATGGAATTGTAATTCACGAAGGATCAATAGGAAATTTAAGAAGATTTAAAGATGATGTAAGAGAAGTTGATGCAGGATACGAATGCGGATTGAATATTGACAATTATAACGATGTAAAGGTTGGTGATATAATAGAAGCATTTAAACTTGTAGAAACAAAGAAAACCCTTGCTTAA
- the nusA gene encoding transcription termination factor NusA, with protein sequence MNSEIVESFAQMVKEKGIDRDVLGGILEEIFGLLVRKKFGDEAKFDVVVNMDRGDIEIFLEREIVEVVEDPNTQIGIDEVNKRGNEDELEVGEEYVEKIELASLGRRLVVLAKQSLNQKIRELEKEIIYNEYNELLGEIVVGDIYQIRKNDILVNHNKNELMLPRNEQIPFEKYKKGETIRAIVKEVKKGNSGPVIVISRADNMFLRRLFEIEIPEIYDGIIEIKSIAREPGERAKIAVESQDQRIDAVGACVGMKGVRIHAIVRELNNENIDVVSYSDDPIVFIQKALAPAKLKKIELYEDERKAIVTADSDQVSLIVGRNGVNIRLAMKLTGYDIEILREEKPFEEYEEDIELIDLKEELGADVYEILINHRYDTAIEVLTAGPEKLKEIEEFDDEKIEEILELIKSQFEEEE encoded by the coding sequence ATGAATAGTGAGATTGTCGAATCTTTTGCCCAAATGGTAAAAGAAAAAGGCATTGATAGAGATGTACTCGGTGGTATTCTCGAGGAAATTTTTGGTTTGCTTGTAAGAAAAAAATTCGGAGATGAAGCAAAATTTGATGTTGTTGTAAATATGGACCGTGGCGATATAGAAATTTTTCTCGAACGTGAAATAGTTGAAGTTGTGGAAGACCCTAATACACAGATAGGAATTGATGAAGTAAATAAAAGAGGCAATGAAGATGAGCTGGAAGTTGGCGAAGAATATGTTGAGAAGATTGAACTTGCTTCGCTTGGAAGAAGATTGGTTGTTCTTGCTAAACAAAGCTTAAATCAGAAAATCCGTGAATTGGAAAAAGAAATTATTTATAATGAATACAATGAATTACTCGGTGAAATTGTTGTCGGAGATATTTATCAGATAAGGAAAAATGACATCCTGGTTAATCATAATAAAAATGAATTGATGCTTCCTCGGAATGAACAGATTCCTTTTGAAAAATATAAAAAAGGAGAAACGATAAGAGCAATAGTTAAGGAAGTTAAAAAAGGCAACAGCGGACCTGTTATTGTAATCTCAAGAGCTGATAATATGTTCTTAAGAAGATTGTTTGAAATTGAAATTCCGGAAATTTATGATGGAATAATAGAAATAAAATCAATTGCCCGTGAACCCGGAGAAAGAGCTAAGATTGCTGTTGAATCTCAGGATCAGAGAATTGATGCAGTTGGTGCATGTGTTGGAATGAAAGGTGTAAGAATTCATGCGATAGTTCGTGAGTTAAATAATGAAAATATTGATGTTGTCAGCTATTCTGATGATCCGATTGTTTTTATTCAAAAAGCTTTGGCTCCTGCAAAGCTTAAAAAAATAGAACTATATGAAGATGAAAGAAAAGCAATTGTTACTGCTGATAGTGACCAGGTTTCTTTAATTGTAGGAAGAAATGGAGTTAACATCCGACTTGCAATGAAGCTGACAGGATATGATATTGAAATATTGCGCGAAGAAAAACCATTTGAAGAATATGAAGAGGATATCGAACTTATTGATCTTAAAGAAGAACTTGGCGCCGATGTTTATGAGATTCTGATTAATCATAGATATGATACTGCTATTGAAGTATTAACCGCCGGTCCCGAAAAATTAAAAGAAATCGAAGAGTTTGATGACGAAAAGATAGAAGAGATACTCGAATTAATTAAATCTCAGTTCGAAGAAGAAGAATAG
- a CDS encoding T9SS type A sorting domain-containing protein: MLIKILIIASAITYYSFAQTIYEVQPGTKGNKINLTVANVSEETPVNDVEIILTRKSSYLNFSTEAQTIDLIEAKAEANAIFTFDVNRNAPINKKDTIDFMISDSNGLMMMKSFIFSYTGPKEFKLEQNYPNPFNPTTRIRYQVSSLSEVSLKVYGILGSEAATLVNEKQEPGYYEVSWDASNLASGVYIYRLQAGSFISTKKMIVLK, encoded by the coding sequence ATGCTAATAAAAATTTTAATTATCGCATCGGCAATAACATATTATTCATTCGCACAAACTATTTACGAAGTTCAACCGGGAACGAAAGGTAATAAAATAAATTTGACGGTTGCGAATGTTTCGGAAGAAACTCCTGTGAACGATGTTGAAATAATCCTGACTAGAAAATCTTCGTATCTAAATTTCAGTACTGAAGCACAGACTATAGATTTGATTGAAGCTAAGGCGGAGGCAAATGCAATCTTTACATTTGATGTAAACAGAAACGCACCAATCAATAAAAAAGATACAATTGATTTTATGATATCAGATTCAAACGGACTGATGATGATGAAAAGTTTTATCTTCAGTTATACTGGTCCAAAAGAATTTAAGCTTGAGCAGAACTATCCAAATCCATTTAATCCAACAACCAGAATCCGGTATCAGGTATCCAGCCTCTCAGAAGTTAGCTTAAAAGTTTATGGCATACTCGGCAGTGAAGCAGCAACACTTGTAAACGAAAAACAAGAGCCGGGATATTATGAAGTAAGCTGGGATGCATCAAACCTTGCAAGCGGAGTTTATATCTATCGTTTACAGGCTGGTTCATTTATATCAACAAAAAAGATGATAGTTTTAAAGTAA
- a CDS encoding IPT/TIG domain-containing protein, with the protein MFKIKYFIILFFISTISILNAQPYYYVSVYKPFPFGHHGTGDIYRINMNNSAEVETLMTNVYDMEWVSSDESGNWLAYEENFELFIVNSNNLNHKNMITKYCEDLRKFSFTSAINKLVAKYSDSLSFKMVLIDPASLLITDTIPYDIHWDCAVDKDINFSGTGNMMYLIKGDSILLKPKIASYSFLTKQIISTKYIDEISYPGADDFYFSFVRNGLSIIESLFSLPTSLSYYQIYFLDKDSLSIPIIRSNSESWAYGYVANEGNYLLLFNSQVNPDSLGHTYTGKIEIYNMTNGELKKTIQLPPDGQVMCFENYPNNVYYVKDIELPTRQVWNLDMDSIFNVLDLTILNPNSVNINSNSFTLTVNGKGFDTVSTVYFNGQPKTTTFISDSVIVAEILSSDVSSLGTFPVWVKDRYSISDTLQFSVTQANNPNLLVNLKNSLGNQIPASNVMYYESATSGWKDAVNNGDGTFTVITTKPTVSIRMFYEYANQTVHNITAHNNTYTFHTVNASVELRNSSGNLIDQGTVQYYAGAWRTFGTTQNGVANKELLPINYSFRMTYEYAPLDKQQDISTNSTVTFSTVLCTVKVTKTNGQALSGAGTKYYSGAWRDIGLTNTNGETTKELLPKSLNFRATSGSVSQDKQQDISVNNLVEIQLNVP; encoded by the coding sequence ATGTTTAAGATAAAATATTTTATAATTCTATTTTTTATTTCAACAATTTCAATTCTTAATGCTCAACCTTATTACTATGTCTCAGTTTATAAACCATTTCCGTTTGGACATCATGGTACGGGTGATATTTATCGTATAAATATGAACAATTCGGCTGAAGTAGAAACCTTAATGACAAATGTTTACGATATGGAATGGGTATCATCTGATGAAAGTGGCAATTGGTTGGCTTATGAGGAAAATTTTGAGTTATTCATTGTGAACTCAAATAACTTAAATCATAAAAATATGATCACTAAATACTGTGAAGACTTGCGGAAATTTTCTTTTACCAGCGCCATTAACAAACTGGTTGCTAAGTATTCTGATAGCTTGAGTTTTAAAATGGTTTTGATTGATCCTGCTTCCTTGTTAATCACAGATACTATCCCTTATGATATTCATTGGGACTGTGCTGTAGATAAGGACATTAATTTTTCAGGAACAGGTAACATGATGTATTTAATAAAGGGTGATAGTATTCTACTTAAGCCAAAAATCGCCTCCTATTCTTTTTTAACTAAACAAATTATTTCAACAAAATATATTGATGAAATTTCATATCCAGGAGCTGATGATTTCTATTTTAGTTTTGTAAGAAATGGTTTATCTATTATTGAGTCTCTTTTTTCATTACCAACTTCTCTTAGCTACTATCAAATCTATTTTCTTGATAAAGATTCACTTTCTATTCCTATCATACGTAGTAACAGCGAAAGTTGGGCTTATGGATACGTGGCAAATGAAGGTAATTATTTACTTTTATTTAACAGTCAAGTCAATCCTGATAGTTTAGGTCATACTTATACAGGTAAAATTGAAATATATAATATGACAAACGGTGAATTGAAAAAAACAATTCAACTGCCACCAGATGGTCAGGTTATGTGTTTTGAGAACTACCCAAACAACGTTTATTATGTTAAAGATATAGAACTTCCCACTCGGCAAGTATGGAATTTAGATATGGATTCCATTTTTAATGTTTTAGATTTAACAATTTTAAATCCAAATTCAGTTAATATAAATTCAAACTCGTTTACTTTAACCGTTAATGGAAAAGGATTTGATACGGTTTCAACAGTTTATTTTAACGGACAACCAAAGACAACAACATTTATTTCGGATAGCGTAATAGTTGCTGAAATTTTATCCTCAGATGTTTCTTCACTTGGCACTTTCCCTGTTTGGGTAAAAGATAGATACTCAATTTCAGACACTTTGCAGTTTAGTGTAACCCAAGCTAATAATCCCAACTTACTTGTAAACCTAAAAAACAGTTTGGGTAACCAAATACCAGCAAGCAATGTAATGTATTATGAATCCGCCACAAGCGGATGGAAAGATGCAGTAAACAATGGAGACGGAACATTTACAGTAATAACAACAAAACCAACAGTAAGCATCAGAATGTTCTACGAGTATGCAAACCAGACTGTGCATAACATTACTGCACATAACAACACATACACTTTTCATACAGTTAATGCTTCGGTAGAGCTGCGTAACAGTTCAGGTAATTTAATAGATCAAGGAACAGTTCAATATTATGCAGGTGCGTGGAGAACATTCGGAACAACACAAAACGGAGTTGCAAACAAAGAACTTCTACCAATCAATTACAGCTTTAGAATGACTTACGAGTATGCACCGCTTGACAAACAGCAGGACATAAGCACAAACAGTACAGTAACATTTTCAACAGTTCTATGCACAGTCAAAGTAACGAAGACTAATGGACAGGCGTTGTCAGGTGCAGGCACAAAATATTATTCAGGTGCGTGGAGAGATATTGGTCTAACGAATACAAATGGAGAAACAACAAAAGAACTTCTGCCAAAAAGCCTGAACTTCAGAGCAACATCCGGAAGTGTAAGTCAGGATAAACAGCAGGACATTTCTGTAAATAATTTGGTTGAGATTCAGTTAAATGTTCCGTAG
- a CDS encoding transposase — protein sequence MSETKRERKHYSPDQKVLILRELLENNLPISQLAEKYQVHPNDIYNWKKKLFEYAKDIFQSKSVNQKQTSLEQKKIEKLQSKLRDREEAIAFLLKENIEIKKSIDGEI from the coding sequence ATGTCCGAAACAAAAAGAGAAAGAAAACATTACTCCCCGGATCAGAAAGTTCTTATCCTTAGAGAACTTCTTGAAAACAATCTTCCCATCAGCCAGCTTGCTGAAAAGTACCAGGTTCACCCTAACGACATCTATAACTGGAAGAAAAAACTCTTTGAATATGCTAAAGATATTTTTCAGAGTAAATCAGTTAATCAGAAACAAACCTCCCTGGAACAGAAAAAGATTGAAAAGCTTCAGTCTAAATTAAGAGATCGTGAGGAGGCGATAGCCTTTCTGCTTAAAGAAAACATCGAAATAAAAAAAAGTATAGATGGGGAGATATGA
- a CDS encoding IS3 family transposase: MNRKWVEPDVRDNVVEFVNFIRLKTDIPLKGITPLLGISSSKYYSWIERKGVKNNHNGKTSKEHWCLDWEKKAIIVYAKVHPVEGYRRLTYKMIDDNVVAVSPATTYRILKAAGLLNRWNKVKRSSKGGGFDQPTAPHQHWHTDIKYVNYHGTFLFLISVIDGYSRYIVHHELRRSMQQFDVQLTLQRALEKYPGTKPRIISDNGPQFISKDFAEYLKLLGLQHIRTSVAYPQSNGKIERYHRTIHQDCLMKTSLINLDDARKQISSYIDYYNTKRLHSSLFYLTPEDFLIDRVEEKLKVRERKLKEAKLKRIEVRYAS, translated from the coding sequence ATGAACAGAAAGTGGGTTGAACCTGACGTAAGAGATAATGTTGTGGAGTTTGTAAACTTCATAAGACTCAAGACTGATATTCCGCTTAAAGGCATCACTCCTCTTTTAGGCATTAGTTCCAGTAAATATTATTCCTGGATTGAGAGGAAAGGAGTAAAAAATAACCATAACGGAAAGACTTCCAAGGAACATTGGTGCCTGGACTGGGAGAAGAAAGCCATTATTGTCTATGCTAAAGTTCATCCCGTAGAAGGTTACAGACGCCTTACTTACAAGATGATTGATGATAATGTTGTTGCTGTTTCGCCTGCTACTACTTACAGAATACTTAAAGCTGCCGGCTTACTTAACAGGTGGAATAAAGTTAAAAGATCTTCTAAAGGAGGTGGCTTTGATCAGCCAACAGCTCCTCACCAGCACTGGCATACCGATATTAAGTATGTTAACTATCACGGAACTTTTCTGTTTCTTATTTCTGTTATTGATGGTTACTCACGATATATAGTTCATCACGAACTAAGACGAAGTATGCAACAGTTTGATGTTCAGTTAACCTTGCAGAGAGCTTTAGAGAAGTACCCCGGCACAAAGCCAAGAATCATTTCAGATAATGGTCCTCAGTTTATTTCCAAAGACTTTGCTGAATATCTGAAGCTTCTAGGACTTCAGCATATAAGAACCTCTGTTGCTTATCCTCAGAGTAATGGCAAGATCGAACGATACCATAGAACTATTCATCAGGACTGCTTAATGAAAACCTCTTTAATCAATCTTGATGATGCACGCAAACAGATTTCATCTTATATTGATTACTACAATACTAAAAGACTTCACAGTTCGTTGTTTTATTTAACACCTGAAGATTTTCTTATTGACAGAGTTGAAGAAAAGCTGAAAGTAAGAGAACGAAAACTTAAAGAAGCTAAACTGAAAAGAATTGAGGTTAGATATGCAAGCTAA